A single Natranaerobius thermophilus JW/NM-WN-LF DNA region contains:
- a CDS encoding aldehyde dehydrogenase family protein, whose translation MAKVGKKGYFKNYNPVSGDVIGEYKIAEEDEIQTAINLARQEWQSWKQVSLKERSRVLTKIRQQIVSDMSELVKIICQDTGKVRQDL comes from the coding sequence ATGGCTAAAGTAGGAAAAAAAGGTTATTTTAAAAATTATAACCCTGTTTCAGGTGATGTGATCGGGGAGTATAAAATTGCTGAAGAGGACGAAATTCAAACAGCCATAAATTTAGCCAGGCAGGAATGGCAATCATGGAAACAAGTGTCTCTTAAAGAACGAAGCCGAGTATTAACCAAAATCCGCCAACAAATTGTATCGGATATGTCAGAGCTAGTAAAAATCATCTGCCAAGATACAGGAAAAGTGCGACAAGACCTTTAA